AAGGCCAATTCTGATTTGTAAGTTCCAAGCCTCAGTGCAAGCGGTGGTggagagaaaaaagagagaaaaatgggGGACCAAACATCAGGTGCAGCAGCTTCCTCTAATGTGTTGAACAAAGCGAAGCCATACTTGGCTATCATCTCCCTGCAGTTTGGATATGCAGGGATGTACATCCTCTCCACCATTTGTATGAAGCATGGCATGAGTAATTTCATCCTTGCTACCTACCGTCATGTTGTCGCCACCATTGTTATTGCACCCTTTGCCTTTTTCCTTGAAAGGTTCATTTTTCTCCCCAATCTAACTACACACTTTCATGTACAGACATGCATAATATAATCCCGAGCCTCATTGCTCCTTTGCCATTCGTTTGTATATGCAGGAAAATTAGGCCAAAGATGACCCTGCCTATCTTGCTCAGGATTGTTATTCTGGGCTTCCTGGAGTATTGCTCTAAACTTATCGCATCTTTATTATGCATTTACTAAATGCATGTAATTTCTTGTTTGCTGATATATTTATGAAGAAATAGAGTTGACAGTGGAATATATATGCGCAGGCCAGTGCTTGACCAAAACTTATACTATCTGGGAATGAAGTTCACAACAGCAACATATTCATCTGCTTTCGTCAACATGCTTCCTGCTGTTACTTTCATAATGGCCATGATTTTCAGGTAAAATCCATCACTCCCATTAACATATGACACTGCACACTACACCACACCACATCAGATAACTTAAAAGGTTCCATCATGATCTTCATATCTTCGATAATATTGAAggaaattatcattttttaatcggtaattatttatgttaaatagGTTGGAGAAAATCAATTTGAAGAAAATACACAGTGTTGCAAAGTTGGCTGGAACTGCAATCACAGTGGGGGGTGCAATGGTGATGACCTTGTACAAAGGCCCCATTATTGACTTCGTAAAGTCAGGTGGAGCCACACACCATGGCACTACCACCGAATCTGCTGGTCAACACTGGGTTTCTGGCACCGTAGCGCTTCTTGGAAGTATCGTTGGCTGGTCAAGCTTCTTTATTTTGCAAGTTAGTTGAAATATTCACGTCTCTTATTGAGCAAATATAGTTCATTAAAACTATTTAATTGTTTACGCGCTAACGTTAATGGGTTATTGTTTCTGGTCCAGTCCTTCACATTGAAGAAGTACCCAGCAGAGCTGTCTCTTACAGCTTGGATATGTTTCATGGGAACGGTGCAAGATGCAGGGCTGTCGTTTATCATGGTTCGTGACCTAAGCGCCTGGAAAATTGGGTTCGACTCCAGGCTTCTTGCTGCATCTTACTCTGTAAGTCCATTTTTCCCCATCCATGATGCACTCTAAACGTCTTACTAATCAGTAACCATAAGTGCTTAACACTTCAAAATAATCTGTGATTGATTAGGGAATAGTGTGCTCCGGGATAGCCTATTACGTGCAAGGAATCGTGAGCCGGGCACGAGGGCCGGTCTTTGTAACAGCTTTTAGCCCTCTATGCATGATCATCACTGCTGCGCTAGGGGCCTTTGTGTTAAATGAAAAAGTCCACCTTGGAAGGTATGAAATTAACAGCAATAAAACATGTTCCTGCAAAAACTTGCACTTTGATCTTTAACAAATATGTTATGATAAGAAATTTCACTGACACATGAAATAATATTACGGTGCACAATATATCAAAGTTTTAGAGAATATTACTTTTACAGATAGTGACAAATGCACTGTCAAGTAGTTCTCTTTGCTTTTATTAACCATCCATTAAACAATTTAGAAGTCTTATTCATTTAGTGGATTTCTGCATTGGTATTCCTTGTTTCCCATTACTCTCACTTGCTTCTTTATCTTTTATTTGGTTGATTTCAGCATACTGGGAGCCATTATCATAGTCGCAGGCCTTTACACTGTGGTTTGGGGCAAAAGCAAAGATGTGAAAACCCCAGAACTTGAAGAGAAAAGCAACGGCCTGCAGGAGCTGCCAATCACAGACAATGGTAGATCAATGAATGTTGTTGATGGAGCTGACAATACTGTTAACATTCCAGATTTAAAGAACACCTTCAGCACTCCAGGAACATAAAACAATATCCAATATTTCCCTTAAAATTGATATGTTTCGAGCAGAGTAGTTCTTCCCAAGGCGGTAAAAACTACTATATATGTAATCCACCCCCTCCCTATTAAGCACTTTTGTAACTCAATAATCATCTTTTGAttgtactctttttttttctttaataatctAATTAATTTACTCTTGAGGCTTTAATTTTGTGAGTAAAAACCATGAATCAATCGCGGTTTGCCTATGTTTAAATATTCCATCTCCATACATTTTTCTTTTGTGGCTTAAACTCATCCGATACTATCTActgcaaaaataaaaacaacttgTTCCAGGAATTGTATTGGTATCTTAAACTTTCCAGGTTAATCATTTTTTAAGTTTATCCTAATAGCTACgtagccatatatatatatatatattaattctaCTTGTTTATAACTTTGGCAACGTGAAGAATATGAAGGCTAAAATAGAATTTACTTGAACCCCATTGTtggtttttaattgtttaatcctACGGAACATTCCACTTTCTTTGTGATTAAACTGATTCTTATTCCCCGATAGCTCCCCTTAATTGCTTGCTTAAAGCCTTAAACCCCATTCTTGTTTTTTAATTGTGTAATCATGTGGAAGAAAAACCACTTTCTTCAAGATTAACCTATTCTAATAGCGATATTCTCGTTTTTTGAAACACATTCCTTAGAacaagtttttaatttaataatggaTTCTTACTCCCCAATCAGCCCTCACTTAATTGGTGGAAGAAGTGGTTAGAAGAGGCTAGCTGACATCATATGAAACAAAGAACCAAACATGAGTTAAAAAGAAGAAACAATTGTTTTGGACCGAATTGAATGATACCATCCATAGATTGTTTTAAGATTATTCAAAATCTACATTCTTCACACACAATTTATTATGATATAAtaggttaaattttactattagtctttgtactttaatttgatcagaTTTAGTACAACTTTTCGAATTGGTCAAATGTCATTCTTGTACTtttttaaactttgaaattttagtcctgacccaaatagtagtatttaaattcattttgttaaattcaattactagcaGATACCATGCGTGCAATTGTATATTTAGTCTatattctccaattggatcattctaagtctctataatgttcaaattttaaaatttcagtcttgaCGCAAGTTATTTTTGTTAACCCAATAACTGAATTTTTGTGAGTAACACGTGAAAATAGCAAAGCTTATTATCACACCTCGAAAATCGAGTAATTAAATCATGGGCTCGAGTGAGGAATCAGAATTAGTgacatagaaattaaaataaaataaaataaaataaaagattaattagttaataataatagtaattgggttaataaaatatattagtgaggattaaattggaataatttttaaattagaggtctaaTGTGtaaattaaaagatttaattgAAATAGGAGCTATTAGAATAAGGGAGGCAATAGGAGGGGCCTTAGGGGTAAGTagcacaaattttaaaattttgttggcTATATAAGACCACCCAACGTCCCTTCCCTCCACACTTTCAaccatttcaaaaataatataagatCTTAAATAGagttttctctcaaatttcccTTCATCctttttgtaacatcccaaaaccCTAAGATAAATTTTTTTCGTGAAATAATATACAAAGAAAGTAAATAATAAGGatgttaaagaaaaatgaaataagaataatGTTGTGAAATGTTAATTTGAGttagggattaaatcgtaaaatataaaaagtattgtGGCCTAATGTAAATATTTGAACCTAAAATGACAAATAAACACTGAAAAGTTAAGGAGCCAAGAgttcaaattaccattttaagaAAATGATGAATCTcataatagggattaatttgtgtttttatagatCTAATTAAGAAATTCTAAGATCTATGGTTTTAAAGCTTGGTTTTGCACAAAAATGGTGAACCTTATAATAGAGTGCTAAGtgatgattttaaaatgatttttaactcaatttacaATAATTAAGAGGTTATAAACTTGATTTAATAAATCCTTAAAGAATTTGCATGAATCAAATGATTTTTCTTCTTGAGATTGAAAACGAACGTGATTTTTCCGAAAAATGTTAATTAGTGAAATTGTATAAAATTAATgatctaaatttataattaaacattagatATGATGTTAGGAAGTGAAAATTGAGGGTTTAGTCTAGTTAAATTGAAGTAATTTGAAGATTAAAGTCACGTGAGGTGAGCTCTCCAGATTTAGGAGAGTGGCGAGCTGCTATGTTACTAGGTGGCCGCTCAGtctatttaaaaatgaaaataacctGTATGTTTATGCGAAGCCTCTATTCGTGAGGGAGCATCCACTAGTaaggataaggggaaggaaaaagtggtgtAGGTTCAGCAGTATCAGCGAGTCAACAGGTGAGTGTTCTTGCACACTGCATCATAAGCACAAGTTCGCATGCTAAGGATAGCCAAGTAAGGCATGCATACCATTCTATTTAATGTGCGAACCCAGTTATGATCTCATGCGAACTCAGTTTACATCATGTAAGCCCTTATAAACCTTATGCGAACCCTGCTATACATGTGCGAACTCTTATATCTATGTGAGCCTAGATGTGTGCGAACCCCTGATTTATGCgagcctatatatatatatttatgagtgAGCCCTATTTTGCATGTGAGCCACTGCATTATGTGAGTTTCATGTTATGTGCGAACTCATATGTTGTATGCGAGCCCTAAATGTATACAAGCATTATGTTGTGTTATGCGAACCCTATGTTATGTGAACCGATGTTACTGCAAATCTATGTGTATTGTGAGCCCTGCAGAAATTTGAGCTCTGTTATATTGTGAGTCTGATAATATTGTATATTATAAATGTGATAAAAATGATATGTTGACATTCTGAACACTAAAAATCATTGGATATCattgacatgtcataggattgtgagtactcatttattttattatgtgttAAGGCATTGTGGCCCGGAGATaatgttggagagataagggaatgtcgagcataGATCCACTCATCATAGACAACGTGATGTGTTTGGAGAGTGTGAACACTCATGCTACACTTACATCGAGATAGCATatgactctatgagtcatttggtgtgttttggagatccgtttatccaatgcATACAAATTATGATTATGTTTCATATTCACAAATTGCCAATATTTCACCATGTCTATGAATATTGTATTGTATGTGAAATGTTACAGTATGTTTAAATCTTAGCATGATTAATGCGTTTTATGTGTTGTATGCTTGAGCATTCACTAAATTTCATAAGCTCACACTCCTTGCATATACCTTACGGATAAACAGTTAGCGGGACTAATGGTGAAGTGTGGCAATCCGGTGATCCATTCCAAGGCAAATCCCTTCGAGTATGTGACATGTGTTTCAAACCTTAAAGTGGAAGGTAATGTGGGACTATCCTAAGGGATTGGAATTAGACTTagaattttaaaacatattttgggGGGGTctgtttaattttagattttgtaCTTTATAATTGCTTGGTTGAATGCATGATTGATTGGATTTTATACATGTTGATTGTTATTAAAGTGAAGAGCTAACAAGCTTATGTAGGTTAAGGAGCTCGTCAGGTTCTAAGGTACGCCCTTACCTTTTATGTATGATAAAGCAAATTAGTGGCTTAGTATGCATGAAACAACTAAGCATAGTGCGAGCTTAGGGGTTTGCGAGTACAGGGTCTTGCCAGTGTTAAGGGATTCACCAAAGCTAGTGTTAGCCAAAGCATAGTCTTCGCTATAGTGCAGAATTCGCCACCAGGATGCGTTCGCCAGGGTAGGTTAGTACACTAAAGTACAAAGGTTCGCCGAAATGGGGAGGCCGGGAGGGCTCGCCAAGTCAGTAGATTCGCCATGGGTATTTGGTTCGCCAGGGAAAAAAAAGGTTCGCGAGTGTAGCATTCCCTAGAGCGGTCTGTTCAGTTGAGGGGAAAACTGGGGTCTAAGTTCGCTAGGAGGAGAGTGGTCGCAGGGTAACATGCGAGCTGGATTCGGTAGTTAGGATGTGAACCAGGGGGTTCGCGGGGCAAGTTGCAACCGGTGCATGTGGAAGGTCGCCAGCTAGAGCTCGCCAGGTGTCTGCGAGGTGCTTGGGGTTCTAGAAGGGGGTTCGTCACAAGGTGGGTTCGTAGGGGtctaaaacttgaaattttagtGCTTTGTTCTTATGGTATTTTTAGAAAAGCATGTAATTAAGATTAGTTTTAGTATGATTTATGTTGCAAATGTGTGATGTGCATGGTTGGTTGGTGTGCTTCGTGTTGTTTTTAATGGAAAGTCgtttcggtggctaatgtgtcGTTCAAAATTCGGGTCGGATCATCCCGGCCAAGTTTGGGACGCCAcaattacacatatgataatatgtttgctacataaaattttagaagtacaaaacttaaatgaatttAAAAGTTATTGTAGGTGAGGggtgaaattttagaatttgaaaaagtacaaagattaaaaatgaccaaattaaagtagaGGGGTTAAACCTATAACTTTtgcaaagtacagggactaataacaagatttatccatatagatatatatagaaGGGAGGGGCATAGAGAGGAGCAGACAGACACCTTAGTTTGCATATCATTGCATTACTGCAAATTGAGGATTCATAAAAATTGGTAATCTAAACTACCGAAACCGTTGCAAGAACTTGAGCTCAAAAGGGCTGCTAGTTGCTGATGTTAGCAGTCCATTTTACCTTGTAAGAAAATGGTTCTTCTGAACATCAAATACAGAAGTTAGTAACAAAAGGATACACTTATCACTAGCATATCTCTATCCTCACCATCCATAGTCTTAATTAGATGGTATAATCAATACTTTTCATTGCCGAACATATCTTTCTTTTAAAAAGTCCGGAATCCATAAGCTAAtggttgagtttttttttttatttcttttgtataattaattttttatgaaagcagttgcagggttggtgggcatgccGGAGTGGTTATCGGGCATGACTAGAAATCATGTGGGCTCTGCCCGCGCAGGTTCGAATCCTGCTGCTCACGTTTTATTTTTGCCCTTCTCCACTTATTAGCTGCCCAGAGCTCAGTTTTCTTTGGAAGCCTAGAGTGCAAATTACAATACAAATGAGATCTAGtattttctttaattcttaaATGGATATATATaggtgttattttaaaattatagtttaTTTTTTGGGTGAAAGTAAAGAGGGCGTAGTCTTATGGTCCAATTGCACAGCTTAAAGACCACAATTAAGACAGCAATGCCTTGTCAAAATCAGTCTTTAGTAACGGTAATAAGTTGTGAGGAGGTGAAGCCAACTTTAGCAGCTTGAACCCACCGACCACCGACCACTGAAGGCATCAGCCACCCGATTAGCCTCTCAAAAGATACAGTGAAAGGAGATATATCACTGCCTGCTACAATACTCCCTAATTAGCCGAACCAAAAACAATGGAATTCACATAGTCAGAAGGCGCATTAATTATTTGGATAGCCAGCAAACTGTCGCATTCTACCATCACCTTCTTGTACCCTGCTTCCCAAGCTATCTTCAAACCCTCATCTATTGCCCTAAGTTTCGCATGCAAAACTAAACAGCTCCCCAAGAACCAACTAAAGCCAACAATCCACCGCCCCCTATAGTCTCCAAAGACTCCACCAATAGAGCTTACAAATTTTActacaagaaaagaaaataatttttataaaaaaaatattatactaaaagggcataatgaaaattttagctcttaacgtttatattttttgtcaagttggtccttattctttttttagataaattattGGCTCTCAACTTTTTAAAGATAGTTAATTTTGACCATCAACTATTCAAAAAGAGTAGAATTGAtggctttttaatgaaaatactcACTAAAACATTGAATTTTTAACATGGTAGCTTACATGATAATTCACATGTAATTTATGCTCTTTTTTTGAACTTCTATGaagtttcttttataattttttttcaatttttttattttttaatattttataaactttaaattatttgttgataagtcatataagacaaatagtggTATATCAGCATGAAGTTCACACAGGTTTCCATGCAAACATCattaaaaatttgaagttttaGCCGGCATTTCCGttttaaaaaaagagaacaaTTTGACTCTATTTAAAATGTTAATGAccaaatttagctcaaaaaataataaagggtaaattgaaaaaaaaaagatgtaaaTGTTAAGGGCTAAATGTATCATTATGCTTAAAAAAACATATGAGCATTAATTAATAGGCATAATGATAATTTTAACCCTCAACGTTtacatttttttgtcaatttggcccTTAACCttcaaaaaataatcaaatcgctttttttttaaacaaaaatactgactaaaatattattttttaatattcttgaCGTAGCAACTTACATAGCGGTCCATGTGCACATATGTTACCATAACTCcatttgttttatatgttatatcaacaaataattcaaaaattataaaaataaatagaaataaaaaattaaaaagttcataaaaattcaaaaaaatagccTGAAATATACGTGAATTGTTATGTAAGCTGCcatgtataaaaatttaacattttaattattattctcatttaaaaaaatcattttgactcTTTTTCAAAAGGTCTATggtcaaaattgaattttttttttaaaaaagttaagaGTCAAATTGAACTCATAAAAGAATAAGATCCAATTTGacaaaaactataaatattaacgactaaatttaatattatacctAATTAATAAGgtgttattattaaattatttagcaATTTTATAATAACATGCATTTAACATTAGTTTATCATGTaaggctttttttttttgtaatggcGTTGTTAAAATGTGAAGTTGAGATATGATCTCAAATAAGAATTTAAGCAATTCACTTATCACTATATTATATGTAAATGTTGTtttcataatataaatatatatatatttctcttatattattgttattcattattgttgaattaattataaagttAAAATTCTAAAacctttataaatttaaaatttaattttttttagtagttaaattttaaaattcatatccaATTGTTAATGTCACATTAAAATCTTcagttaaatttattggtgtaatattttgaaaattttaaaacacttACTTAGTAGCCATGCAACAAAAATTAATGTTGTGTTGAATCTAGATTCAACGGAAAAATTTTAACGATATTAACAATTAGACTTAcgtttttaaatttgaaaagtagagaaactaaattccttaaaataaaaaagattaaattctaaatacataaataatataaaaatttagaacaCATTTTAACGAATCATATCTATATTAACATCATTTAAAAAATGTATCAATCAAACAGTTTTTCATCAACATCTCAATCTTGACAAATAAACCTATAGCAGTTAATAGAATTATTAGTAAATTAGGGTGTCAAAGAAATCGAATCTGTAGATATAATAAACTACTAGTTTTTATCCAACCAGACTAAATCGGTTTGGTTCATGTTTTGAGTTTTCATATTATCTTTAGGTTt
The sequence above is drawn from the Gossypium hirsutum isolate 1008001.06 chromosome A05, Gossypium_hirsutum_v2.1, whole genome shotgun sequence genome and encodes:
- the LOC121203646 gene encoding WAT1-related protein At4g08300; this translates as MGDQTSGAAASSNVLNKAKPYLAIISLQFGYAGMYILSTICMKHGMSNFILATYRHVVATIVIAPFAFFLERKIRPKMTLPILLRIVILGFLEPVLDQNLYYLGMKFTTATYSSAFVNMLPAVTFIMAMIFRLEKINLKKIHSVAKLAGTAITVGGAMVMTLYKGPIIDFVKSGGATHHGTTTESAGQHWVSGTVALLGSIVGWSSFFILQSFTLKKYPAELSLTAWICFMGTVQDAGLSFIMVRDLSAWKIGFDSRLLAASYSGIVCSGIAYYVQGIVSRARGPVFVTAFSPLCMIITAALGAFVLNEKVHLGSILGAIIIVAGLYTVVWGKSKDVKTPELEEKSNGLQELPITDNGRSMNVVDGADNTVNIPDLKNTFSTPGT